The Cohnella abietis genome has a segment encoding these proteins:
- a CDS encoding MBL fold metallo-hydrolase: MKINEQIEMLEITLQMGENHMVINPTVIRDEQAYVLIDTGMPGCYGPITELLTQAGIDPKAPHSIILTHQDLDHVGGLPEFKSESVDVYAHADDQPYIDGLKPMIKLSEEFKQGLIASLPQDLASSFETAFSGKVKNVTHLLADGEKLPLGGGLTVIHTPGHTPGHISLYHEPSKTLIAGDAMVVDNGKLQGPNPAVTPDMQTALASLRKFKAYPIDNVICYHGGLFQGDVQAVIDELTESL, encoded by the coding sequence ATGAAAATTAATGAACAGATTGAGATGCTAGAGATTACTCTTCAGATGGGCGAGAACCATATGGTCATCAACCCGACGGTCATCCGTGACGAGCAGGCTTACGTATTAATAGATACGGGAATGCCCGGTTGTTACGGTCCTATTACGGAGCTTTTGACTCAAGCGGGCATCGATCCGAAGGCCCCTCATTCCATTATTCTTACTCATCAGGATCTCGATCATGTGGGCGGTCTGCCGGAGTTTAAAAGTGAAAGTGTGGACGTATATGCGCATGCGGATGACCAGCCGTATATAGATGGTTTGAAGCCGATGATTAAGTTAAGCGAGGAGTTTAAGCAAGGGTTGATCGCGTCTCTGCCACAGGACCTTGCGTCTTCTTTTGAGACCGCCTTTTCGGGAAAAGTAAAAAATGTGACCCACCTGCTGGCGGACGGGGAGAAGCTACCTTTGGGTGGAGGACTTACAGTCATTCATACTCCCGGACATACGCCGGGTCATATCAGCTTGTACCATGAGCCTAGCAAAACTCTCATTGCCGGAGATGCGATGGTCGTTGATAATGGGAAGCTCCAAGGTCCCAATCCAGCAGTTACACCTGACATGCAAACTGCCCTTGCGTCGCTTCGCAAATTCAAGGCATATCCGATCGACAATGTAATTTGCTATCATGGGGGCTTATTTCAAGGCGATGTCCAAGCAGTGATTGACGAGTTGACAGAGAGCCTGTAA
- a CDS encoding AbrB family transcriptional regulator, translating into MDGTGHSHQSSSWKESKWIRFLTTCVIAVLGGFFFQLIHMPIPWLLGSMVFVLIGSKIFRGVTFYWPAQIRNTGMIIIGYTLGLSFTASTLVQIGRQLPSMVLFTALLLLCAGGIAFIISLLSKIPFPTVLMGSIPGGLSQIVSLAEEMKGIDLTIVTFLQVSRLIMIMFFVPLLVFSPLFHVTLNDGAAVAAAAGSGWDPALLQHIWLFAVVCVLLALIGQKIKFPTAFLLGPMIGTVLLNLSGYTGHSLPTFVLDLSQLMMGSYIGLLLKPENLKNKLKMVSLALLNGVALIGCSILLSLLLTRMHDITVVTSFLSLSPGGMDQMAFIAKEVNGDLSVITCYQLFRTLFIFFAVPPLLRLIFRSVLKEKRTAQ; encoded by the coding sequence ATGGACGGCACCGGGCATTCACACCAAAGTTCATCATGGAAAGAGAGCAAGTGGATCCGGTTTTTGACGACTTGTGTCATTGCAGTTTTGGGGGGCTTTTTCTTTCAGCTGATTCATATGCCAATTCCCTGGCTGCTGGGCTCTATGGTTTTTGTCTTGATTGGCTCCAAAATATTTAGGGGCGTTACGTTCTACTGGCCCGCACAGATCCGCAATACCGGGATGATCATCATTGGTTACACATTGGGGCTATCATTCACCGCGTCGACCTTGGTGCAAATCGGTCGCCAGTTGCCGTCGATGGTTCTGTTTACAGCACTTTTGCTTCTGTGCGCTGGAGGCATCGCATTCATCATCTCATTGCTATCCAAAATTCCTTTTCCGACCGTGCTTATGGGGAGCATTCCCGGCGGGCTAAGCCAGATAGTCTCACTGGCAGAGGAAATGAAGGGTATCGATCTGACGATTGTTACCTTTTTGCAGGTATCCAGACTGATCATGATCATGTTCTTCGTACCGCTGCTTGTCTTCAGTCCGCTGTTTCATGTCACACTCAACGACGGAGCCGCAGTTGCTGCAGCAGCCGGATCTGGGTGGGATCCAGCGTTACTCCAGCATATTTGGCTATTCGCAGTCGTATGCGTACTGTTAGCGCTCATCGGCCAAAAAATCAAGTTCCCGACGGCATTTCTGCTGGGACCGATGATCGGAACAGTGCTGTTGAATTTGTCGGGTTATACAGGCCATTCATTGCCGACGTTCGTGCTTGACCTGTCGCAATTAATGATGGGGAGCTACATCGGGCTGCTGCTGAAGCCAGAAAACTTGAAAAACAAGCTCAAAATGGTGTCACTCGCACTATTGAACGGGGTGGCGCTGATCGGGTGCTCGATCTTGCTTAGCCTGCTGTTGACGCGAATGCATGACATCACTGTAGTCACGTCATTCCTTAGTCTTTCGCCGGGCGGCATGGATCAGATGGCGTTCATTGCCAAGGAAGTGAATGGAGATTTATCGGTTATTACCTGTTATCAGCTGTTCCGAACTTTGTTTATCTTTTTTGCGGTACCGCCTCTTCTGAGGTTGATCTTCCGGTCGGTGCTGAAGGAAAAAAGAACGGCCCAGTAA
- a CDS encoding alpha-keto acid decarboxylase family protein: MGTMIAVGSPNPHTGTAQKTVGQYLFDCLKLEGITEIFGVAGDYNFTLLDTLERYNEIRFISGRNELNSGYAADGYARIKGLSALITTFGVGELSACNAIAGANSEHVPVIHIVGAPPEKDQKEHKLMHHTLMNGNFDIFHKVYELLTAYTAVLTPENAEIEIPAAIRMAKEKKKPVYLVIADDLVTKPIISREELVPPRPTSNLKTLQAATEHIRQLLQRSHRPVILVDVKTMRFGLEKAVRQLADAMNVPVATMMFGKGAFDETHSNYIGMYEGSFGSSEVQATVENADCIIAVGMVLADNNTANFTAKLNPLVTVDIQPDMVKVAEAVYPNVVAAEIMLAVQKIGYKGHGVTGKVTFPYDQITGSADDALTAAIYYPRFQQMLKEGDIVVAETGTFYNGMAQVRLPRNVTYIAQGGWEAIGYATPSAYGASIAAPDRRVLLFTGDGSLQLTAQEISSMFFYKCKPIIFILNNDGYTIEKYLNVKTEDQQYNKIPSWSYAKLAEAFGGDAFAVTVRTYGELDQAIIQTDKERAERLCIIEMIAADPMDAPENMRRMRNYLEMQEKQRSQN, from the coding sequence ATGGGAACTATGATAGCGGTCGGCAGCCCTAACCCCCACACTGGAACAGCTCAAAAAACAGTTGGCCAGTATTTGTTCGACTGCCTGAAGCTGGAAGGCATTACCGAAATTTTTGGCGTTGCTGGAGACTATAATTTTACACTATTGGATACGCTCGAGCGGTATAACGAGATTCGGTTTATTAGTGGACGGAACGAATTGAACTCAGGTTATGCGGCGGATGGCTACGCAAGAATCAAAGGTTTGTCCGCTCTTATTACGACTTTCGGGGTCGGGGAGCTCAGTGCCTGTAATGCGATAGCGGGTGCTAATAGCGAGCATGTGCCGGTGATTCACATTGTAGGTGCACCTCCTGAAAAGGATCAAAAGGAACATAAGCTAATGCACCACACTCTAATGAATGGGAATTTCGACATCTTCCACAAAGTGTATGAGCTCCTTACGGCTTATACCGCGGTGCTGACGCCTGAAAACGCCGAAATTGAAATTCCTGCCGCCATTCGCATGGCGAAGGAAAAGAAAAAGCCGGTATACCTTGTTATTGCTGATGATTTAGTGACTAAGCCGATCATTTCCCGAGAAGAGTTGGTACCGCCGAGACCAACGTCTAATTTGAAAACCCTTCAGGCAGCAACAGAACATATCCGCCAGCTACTGCAGCGCTCCCACCGACCGGTCATTCTGGTTGATGTCAAAACCATGCGATTCGGCTTAGAGAAAGCGGTTCGGCAGTTGGCCGATGCCATGAATGTACCTGTTGCGACAATGATGTTCGGAAAGGGAGCATTCGACGAAACACATTCTAATTATATTGGAATGTACGAAGGCTCTTTCGGAAGCTCTGAAGTCCAGGCCACGGTAGAAAATGCAGACTGTATCATTGCGGTAGGCATGGTATTGGCGGACAATAACACTGCGAACTTCACCGCGAAGCTAAACCCTCTGGTGACAGTCGATATTCAACCGGACATGGTTAAGGTCGCAGAAGCGGTATATCCGAATGTGGTCGCAGCCGAAATAATGCTTGCGGTGCAGAAGATTGGGTACAAGGGCCACGGTGTAACGGGAAAAGTAACATTCCCATACGACCAAATAACCGGCAGTGCCGATGATGCACTAACTGCTGCTATTTATTATCCTCGTTTTCAGCAGATGCTGAAAGAGGGGGATATTGTGGTCGCCGAGACCGGTACGTTTTACAACGGGATGGCGCAGGTGAGGCTGCCGCGTAATGTAACGTACATTGCTCAGGGAGGTTGGGAGGCCATCGGTTATGCTACTCCCTCGGCATATGGTGCAAGTATCGCTGCGCCGGACCGACGGGTGTTGTTATTTACTGGTGACGGCTCCTTGCAGCTAACAGCCCAAGAGATCAGCTCCATGTTCTTTTATAAATGTAAGCCCATTATTTTTATCTTGAACAACGACGGTTATACGATCGAGAAATACTTAAATGTTAAAACAGAGGATCAGCAGTATAATAAAATTCCGAGCTGGTCTTATGCCAAGCTGGCCGAAGCTTTCGGAGGCGACGCGTTTGCTGTGACTGTCCGGACTTACGGAGAGCTGGATCAGGCTATCATCCAAACTGATAAGGAACGTGCCGAAAGACTCTGTATTATTGAAATGATCGCCGCGGACCCAATGGACGCTCCTGAAAATATGCGCCGTATGCGCAATTATTTAGAAATGCAGGAGAAGCAGCGAAGTCAGAATTAG